In Dama dama isolate Ldn47 chromosome 20, ASM3311817v1, whole genome shotgun sequence, a single window of DNA contains:
- the LOC133040533 gene encoding natural killer cell receptor 2B4-like isoform X2 encodes MSSFSESSNYFTWSWKNDSGWTEVRGTLNPTLHHFNQRLNFISKNFTLLIKAAQPQDSGLYTLEVTSHSGKLWTYDFRVSIFDRVERPHLVEKRKVLDGDFCQVTLSCSVARGGDVSYAWYRGTELIQTPGNLTELVDKVDVSGLHLYTCNVSNPVSWANHSLQLTQGCQSDPQDVTFLFILVSVMILLVALFLGTLIYLCVRRKRKQSRTTPEVLTIYEDVNNMRTRRNQEQKPPGEEGKTIYSTIQSQPSASTSQDNANTLYSLVQASWKTGSKKENHSPSFNKTIYEEVGKRTSKAENPARLSRRELENFCMYS; translated from the exons ATGTCCTCATTCTCAGAGTCAAGTAATTATTTCACATGGTCTTGGAAGAATGATTCTGGCTGGACCGAAGTAAGGGGAACTTTGAATCCGACTTTACATCATTTCAACCAAAGATTAAATTTTATAAGCAAAAACTTCACTCTTCTCATCAAGGCAGCTCAGCCACAAGACAGTGGCCTCTACACTCTGGAGGTCACCAGTCACTCTGGGAAGCTTTGGACATATGATTTCCGGGTTTCTATATTTG ATCGTGTTGAGAGGCCCCACCTGGTGGAGAAGCGGAAGGTCCTGGATGGGGACTTTTGTCAAGTGACTCTGTCCTGCTCAGTCGCCAGAGGTGGTGACGTGAGCTATGCTTGGTATAGAGGGACTGAGCTGATACAGACACCTGGGAACCTCACGGAACTGGTGGATAAGGTTGATGTCAGTGGTTTGCACTTATATACCTGCAATGTCAGCAATCCAGTCAGTTGGGCAAACCACAGCCTCCAACTAACGCAGGGCTGCCAGAGTGACCCCCAAG ACGTCACCTTCCTGTTCATCTTGGTGAGCGTCATGATTCTCCTCGTGGCACTGTTCCTGGGCACCCTCATCTACCTCTGTGTGCGGAGGAAGAGGAAGCAGTCAC GGACAACCCCAGAAGTTCTGACAATCTATGAAGATGTCAACAACATGCGAACCAGGAGGAATCAA GAGCagaaaccccctggagaagaagggaAAACCATCTACTCCACGATCCAGTCCCAG ccTTCTGCTTCCACGTCACAAGATAATGCAAATACACTGTATTCATTAGTACAGGCTTCCTGGAAG ACTGGATCCAAGAAGGAGAACCACAGCCCGTCCTTCAATAAAACTATCTACGAAGAG GTTGGAAAAAGAACTTCCAAAGCTGAGAACCCTGCTCGACTGAGTCGTAGGGAGCTGGAGAACTTCTGCATGTATTCCTAG
- the LOC133040533 gene encoding natural killer cell receptor 2B4-like isoform X1: protein MLGQVLGLTLLLLIKGHQGQGSAHHVVGISGEPVWLHNPGLQRNIYSVRWKMSSFSESSNYFTWSWKNDSGWTEVRGTLNPTLHHFNQRLNFISKNFTLLIKAAQPQDSGLYTLEVTSHSGKLWTYDFRVSIFDRVERPHLVEKRKVLDGDFCQVTLSCSVARGGDVSYAWYRGTELIQTPGNLTELVDKVDVSGLHLYTCNVSNPVSWANHSLQLTQGCQSDPQDVTFLFILVSVMILLVALFLGTLIYLCVRRKRKQSRTTPEVLTIYEDVNNMRTRRNQEQKPPGEEGKTIYSTIQSQPSASTSQDNANTLYSLVQASWKTGSKKENHSPSFNKTIYEEVGKRTSKAENPARLSRRELENFCMYS, encoded by the exons ATGCTGGGGCAAGTGCTCGGCCTCACACTCCTCCTGCTCATCAAGGGACATCAGGGCCAAG GTTCTGCTCATCATGTGGTTGGAATCTCAGGAGAGCCTGTCTGGTTACACAACCCCGGCTTACAAAGAAATATATACTCTGTTAGATGGAAGATGTCCTCATTCTCAGAGTCAAGTAATTATTTCACATGGTCTTGGAAGAATGATTCTGGCTGGACCGAAGTAAGGGGAACTTTGAATCCGACTTTACATCATTTCAACCAAAGATTAAATTTTATAAGCAAAAACTTCACTCTTCTCATCAAGGCAGCTCAGCCACAAGACAGTGGCCTCTACACTCTGGAGGTCACCAGTCACTCTGGGAAGCTTTGGACATATGATTTCCGGGTTTCTATATTTG ATCGTGTTGAGAGGCCCCACCTGGTGGAGAAGCGGAAGGTCCTGGATGGGGACTTTTGTCAAGTGACTCTGTCCTGCTCAGTCGCCAGAGGTGGTGACGTGAGCTATGCTTGGTATAGAGGGACTGAGCTGATACAGACACCTGGGAACCTCACGGAACTGGTGGATAAGGTTGATGTCAGTGGTTTGCACTTATATACCTGCAATGTCAGCAATCCAGTCAGTTGGGCAAACCACAGCCTCCAACTAACGCAGGGCTGCCAGAGTGACCCCCAAG ACGTCACCTTCCTGTTCATCTTGGTGAGCGTCATGATTCTCCTCGTGGCACTGTTCCTGGGCACCCTCATCTACCTCTGTGTGCGGAGGAAGAGGAAGCAGTCAC GGACAACCCCAGAAGTTCTGACAATCTATGAAGATGTCAACAACATGCGAACCAGGAGGAATCAA GAGCagaaaccccctggagaagaagggaAAACCATCTACTCCACGATCCAGTCCCAG ccTTCTGCTTCCACGTCACAAGATAATGCAAATACACTGTATTCATTAGTACAGGCTTCCTGGAAG ACTGGATCCAAGAAGGAGAACCACAGCCCGTCCTTCAATAAAACTATCTACGAAGAG GTTGGAAAAAGAACTTCCAAAGCTGAGAACCCTGCTCGACTGAGTCGTAGGGAGCTGGAGAACTTCTGCATGTATTCCTAG